The Thermodesulfobacteriota bacterium genomic sequence CGCAGCACGGCATCGTAGGTCTCCTGGCGCGCCCAGTCGCGCTGGAGCTCGAGCAGGAACTGCACCCAGGTCACGGGGACCGCTCCGGCCTGGACCATCCGCTGCATGGCCATCTGGTGAGCCTCGGCGGTGGTGGCCCCAGAGGCGTCCGAGACCGCGTACACCTCGTAACCCGCCTCCAGGGCCTGGAGGACGGGAAAGGTCAGGCACACCTCGGTCCACAGCGCCGCCATGACGAGCTTCTTGCGTCCGGTCTTTCGCACGGCGGCCACCACGTTGGCGTCTTCCCAGGCGTTCATGGTGGTCCGGTCGATGGGCTTCTGGTCCGGGAACACCGCCTGGAGCTCCGGGACGAGCGGCCCGCTGAAGCTCTCGGCGGCCACCGTGGTGAGGATCGTCGGCACCTGGAAGACCTTCGCCGCCTTGGCCAGCCCCAGCACGTTGTTCACCAGCGTCTGCCGGTCGTGGGACTGGACACCGAAGAACATCTGGGGCTGGTGATCGATGAGGATCAGCGCGCAGTTGGAGGGGTCGAGAAGACTCTGGCTCTGCTTTCTCGTGTCGGTCATGACGTGCTCCTTTCTGCGAGCGCTTGCTCCGCCGGGGGGCCCGGGGGCCGG encodes the following:
- a CDS encoding hydrolase, translated to MTDTRKQSQSLLDPSNCALILIDHQPQMFFGVQSHDRQTLVNNVLGLAKAAKVFQVPTILTTVAAESFSGPLVPELQAVFPDQKPIDRTTMNAWEDANVVAAVRKTGRKKLVMAALWTEVCLTFPVLQALEAGYEVYAVSDASGATTAEAHQMAMQRMVQAGAVPVTWVQFLLELQRDWARQETYDAVLRVVREHAGAYGLGVLYAKTMFGGHGG